One Pseudoalteromonas rubra genomic window, TCAGCGGCTGCGTGCCGCCTATGACGCAGCACTGGTACATCTGGAAGCACAGCCTCAGCAGCGAGTGAAATTAAGCGCAACAGATGAACAACCATCAGCACATGCAGAACCCGAAACCGTCACGCCGGAGATTTTACCAGACACAACCCCGGCGGCTCAGTTTGAACCACCCCAGGCACAATCCAGCTCGCCGCCTCAGCTCGATTCAGAGATGCAGGAGTTTGACACTGAGTTAACAGAGTTGCTGGACAATTCGTATCGCCGCAATCAACAAGGGGCCTGGCAGTTGCTCATTGAGCACCCAGCCTGTGTCAATGTACAAAGCCGCCGGGCCGCGTCGCACCGAATATTCCACAGCGTGCTGAACTATCAAAAATCAGAACGCGCAGAAGTCACCCCGCTGGACATAGAAGTATTGGTATTTCTGAGCCTGCATTTTGACTGGGCGGAAGATCAGGAACTGGAGCAACAGGTGGGTCATCCCGACTTTTACAATATGACCCATAAAGAGATGCCAGAACCAGAGATCCGCATTGAACCGGTGGGTGATACCAGCAACACTGCCAACCTGTTTATTGGCCTGACCATACTCTGTGCCCTTGGCCTGATCATGATTTCTATCTAAGCGTCTGGTACCTCTGCGCTCTGTTTAACTGACTGAGGTAACAGGCCGTGACTATGTCTGCGCCACCAGGTGGCCAACACAGAGCCACTGACATTGTGCCAGATCGAAAACAAAGTACCCGCCAGTGCACTGGCGGGGGCAAAAAACTTCATCGCCAGCGCAACTGCCAGTCCGGAGTTTTGTAGCCCCACTTCCAGTGCAATCGTACGACAGCTCGTTTCAGGTAAACCCAGCTGCTTCGCTACCAAGTATCCGAGCGACAAACCCGTCGTATTATGCAACACCACCGCCAGCGCGACTATCGGCCCTATGGTTGGTAAGGTTGCCGCATTTAATGCCACCACAATCGCGATGATCAACACAATTGCAGCCACGGAGAATAGCGGTAACAGCGGTGCAAGCCGCTGAATAGATGCGCTAAAAAAATAATTGAGAAGCACACCTGTCAGCACAGGGAACAACACAATTTTGAG contains:
- a CDS encoding bile acid:sodium symporter family protein, which gives rise to MLRFIIQLFPLWAILLSVFAFYTPEPFVALKATIIPLLAFIMLTMGLTLTPADFRHVLSQPKAVLIGLVLQFSVMPLVALLIAMLFQFDADLTLGMVLVGCVAGGTASNVMCFLAKGDVALSISMTAMSTLVGVVLTPLLVELLAGQVVDIPLAGMMLNLLKIVLFPVLTGVLLNYFFSASIQRLAPLLPLFSVAAIVLIIAIVVALNAATLPTIGPIVALAVVLHNTTGLSLGYLVAKQLGLPETSCRTIALEVGLQNSGLAVALAMKFFAPASALAGTLFSIWHNVSGSVLATWWRRHSHGLLPQSVKQSAEVPDA
- a CDS encoding J domain-containing protein — protein: MNKVTENPWEILGVDPSADKKAIKRAYTSKLKLCKPDEDPEGFQRLRAAYDAALVHLEAQPQQRVKLSATDEQPSAHAEPETVTPEILPDTTPAAQFEPPQAQSSSPPQLDSEMQEFDTELTELLDNSYRRNQQGAWQLLIEHPACVNVQSRRAASHRIFHSVLNYQKSERAEVTPLDIEVLVFLSLHFDWAEDQELEQQVGHPDFYNMTHKEMPEPEIRIEPVGDTSNTANLFIGLTILCALGLIMISI